The Medicago truncatula cultivar Jemalong A17 chromosome 7, MtrunA17r5.0-ANR, whole genome shotgun sequence genome includes the window AAAGTGTCAAAGCCACACGCTCGATTATCCCATGTCATACCTTAATCCACGACCATGATGACAATGGCCACcaacattaaaatatatatacatgttcTGTTAAGATTTAAGAATGAGATATCTGGCATATGCTTATGTTTTTCTACAATCTTTCAACAAAAATTGCACTACTATTCCTATGACTACAGCTGGGCCAATAACAGCACAAAGATTTTCATTGAAATTCCCAAATTACCCTCAATGATACCGTCAATCATTCTACTTTGTGGCTTCACATGAAACGTGTCGACATCTAATCTTATCATCTGAAGAACGATGATGTCACAGCCGCCATTACGCAACGATAATAGACTCTGGACCAAGATTTACCATAAACGACAAAAGTGGAAGTTGCTGGTGACAAAAATTACATCAATCACACCGTAAAAAAGGTAGTAATGCTTGTGTAAGATTATAACCAAGGATTGGCCATGTATATTTCGGATAGCACTTCGGTGATATTGGAATGTTGATGTCCATTTAATATTAGTCAACCATAATATATTTATGACTAACTAACTGTTACCCATATATTGCTCAAGTGTCTTTTCCTAACAAAAAACTTGAACAGAAAaagttttgttttcaaatttaacttttaaaacaaaaaactcaaaCTCACACACACCTACTCCTAAATTTTCACTTATTGTATGTTTGGAATCCCGGCTAATTTGTCATTCTCGCGTTACAAGGCAATGTCACTGCTGAAAAATattacctccgttcctttttaattgtcacattttaacattttacacaaattaagacaatcaacaattgataccacttttgatgcaataagctatacttttactataatgaccttattcatttaatatctcatttcatatatttctctctctgtaataaataactaaggacaatattggtaaaccaacatttaatgttgcatttaactttgaaaatgacagttaaataggaataaaaaatttctccaaaagtgacacttaaaaaggaacggagggagtaaaaactATAAAGTGTGGCTTCTAACGAAACGCACGTCTACGGCAAAGTAAACGCTGGGACATACAGACACTTGGTTCTTTAATTCAATCTGTTCATATATGAACCATTTAAACACTCAATTAAAGAAATCACATTTGTGAATGCTCAAACCTCAACCCAATTCACTTAAGTGCTAGTTTGCTTCCACATCAAAACAATACCAAACATACTTTTACTAAGAAGCTTGGATTTTTAGCTTTAGAAAATCACTGTATATTTGTGTTGGAACGTGTTTCCAAACACATGCTAAAAAAAGCTTAATCCTGAACATAATCTCAATTAGAGTAGAAAATTGGATAATTACCGTGCCCTACTGGGATCATTAAACAGTAGTcaagttgaaaaatatttgtttattaaaatGTGAAGCTTAAAGTATGAAACGTAAgtctaattatataatttttgcaAAACTAATCTAAATATCATTTTCTCACCATGGATTGGGTTTGTCATTCATCATCCGTTTTCACATTGCTTCTATCTCCTAACTCCTATCTTCTTTAAAATGGACCCCACTTTTGGACAAAATCATGGTTCTTGGAACTGATCTAAATTTTTTGTCATTCATACCCCCTAGCCCCCTTGGCCTAATCTCTTCCCACGTGACGACAAAAATTCCACAACCATAAAATCCCTTCCTTTCTTCCAATCCCAAAAATTTCAATCCTCTctcattattttcattttgtgtaTGCTTCACACCAAGTTTGGTttttgtctctctctctctctcttagcACACACcctcaacatttttttaataccacATGGGAACCCCACAGACCAATTTGCCACCAGGTTTTAGGTTCCACCCTACTGATGCAGAACTCATTCTTCACTACCTTAGGAAAAAAATTGCCTCCATTCCCTTGCCTGTTTCCATCATTGCTGAAGTTGATATTTATAAGTTGGATCCTTGGGATTTACCAGGTTTGTATTCTATAAATTTATAAGTTGATCCAAAATATACGTATGTACttttttatattacttttttttaatttaataatgtgTGATGTGGAAGGTTAATTTACTTTTGGTTTGTTgtggtttctttattttcagCTAAGGCTTCATTTGGTGAGAAAGAATGGTACTTTTTTAGTCCTAGAGATAGAAAGTACCCAAACGGTGCAAGGCCAAACAGGGCAGCTGCTTCAGGGTATTGGAAAGCCACTGGCACTGATAAGACCATAGTGGCATCATTGCCATGTGGAGGAGGAAGATCACAAGAGAACATTATTGGTGTCAAAAAGGCTCTTGTTTTTTACAAAGGAAAACCCCCAAAGGGTATTAAGACTAATTGGATCATGCATGAATATCGTCTTGTTGACAACAATAAACCTATTAAGCTCAAAGATTCTTCCATGAGGGTGAGTTTAGATTGCGGTCGCGTCGCAATTAAATGTGACTAATGCAATATCAATCATAGTCTTGCCACAGTCGAACAAcggcataaaaaaaacataaactctgatgttgttgtttgattGTGGTCACGTACTTTTTTTAGATGTATCTTAGACTAATGTTATTCTTGGAATTATTGTATTTGTGCAGTTGGATGATTGGGTGCTATGCCGAATttacaagaaatcaaaatgtGCACTAACTTCAACAGAATCATCAGAAACTATGGTAGGTGAAGTGGAACATGCAGAAGAGACACAATTCCAAGAAACCCTATTTCCAATCACCAAAAACACAACCTCACCTCTTCAAAACACACTCATGTCTCAAAAATCAGTGTCCTTTTCAAACCTATTAGATGCTATGGACTACTCCATGTTAAGCAGCTTCTTATCTGAAAATTCCAACAACCCATCAGGAATTGGAACAAGTTCAGGTTTCAACACTGAAAATTTtaaccaacaacaatcttcccATATCAACACTTGCAACAATTACATGTCTCAGAAGAATCCTCAATCCAACACTTTAAAGCACCAGCTTTCAAACGTAGATGAAGACATGTTATACCCATCAAAGAAGTACTTGAGTTCCTCTTGCAATTTTCCTAACATCAATTCTCAGTATGAAAACTACCTTATGAAGCAATCTTTGATGAATCAACAATTGCTTTTAGGTCCTCATCATCAATATCAAGGCTAATCCAAAATACCACAAAAATTAAGtggtaccaaaaaaaaaaagattatgaaaTAGAAAAGTTAAGTAAGATTTCTAGAAGTTGGGCCCACCAAATTACACCAATGTCATCATTAAGTAAGGATTGCTAATTTAATAGTAGTGCACAAAATATAGTGTGTTCTATTTTgtccattttaattttttttctaggaATTGAAGGAGGGGTTAGGACCTATTTGGTATGGAGTCAAAAGATTCCTTAGTTGAAGACTGAATAAATTgtgaaaagaaaatatcaaaGTTTTATGACCTATCAGAAATAGTAGTGTacaaaatgttaatttgtttgtgtGTTGTTGGGGTTGGCAAGTTAGCTTTATGATATATATTCTGTAGATAAGTATTGTACTGATTGTGATGatatttttcattcttttcatGGAAAAAGAAGCtacaaatttttcttttggattgTAACTATTCGCCATTTCAGTATGTtaatctttattgttttttgatGTGGATCCAACCAAGAATTCACTGTACAAGAATCTTTGACTTAGTATAAATTTCTTAAATTAGATATAAAATGAAGGAAAATTTAAGATGAtaagattaagattgaattgggGATCCGTCACaagaataaaatgttatttgataagCAACTAGAATTGCTTCATCTAAACACttaaaaggagaaaaactaTCTCTTACATCAATACAcagattgaaaataaaatactcatgtattaaccaaatgaaaaataatactaacaaaattgttatttatacaTACACATATGAGGCACCTATAAATCTCAATAATAAGCAAAAAAAAGGCTCAATAAGGaattagaaaaacaatgaaCATTATAcatcttcaaaataaaacaatttaaattttaaactaaacattaatacaaacaaacaaaggaATATTAAAAGGATATTTGACTTCACGTTTAGTGTGGATAAAGCATGTTGTCCCAATGTCCCTGCCATTTTTGGCTGTTGTTATTCACATGCTTTGAACCATTACATACAATATTGAAGCAATGTAAATGGAACCTATAAACAAATTTACcaattgaattttcaattataaatttataccAGCTTCGTAcaattttttcactattttatcTTATCTTCCTAATGCCAAGTCCAACTTATTTGTGTTACATTTACACTAGAGTGTATAATAGCCAAGTCCAACTTTGCTACATATCACTTACCTCGTGTGAATGCACACACACCAAACAAAAATACCAACTTGacacaaaaaataagattaattcttctttttctaccaAAAACAGTGTATGCATTCGCAATATTAATCAGTTGTATGGATATATAACTAACAAGATTTcatcatttttatattaatattgatattttagcAAATAATGTTATGGTATATATAAATAGTGAGATGTGATTTTATACTCTACGTACAATGAGCATACTTTTGTGTGATGTATGGCTAGAAAATAGTGGACACTTATATTATTGagatttcaatatttaattacGAGCACGTACgatgtttaatttattttaactagGATAACATCATCCACTCGATTTTGTACTTTGGCATCATTATAATGTTCCATGAGGATAATCCTTATCTCTATAACTGCTTCTCACGTGTTCTTGATTAATTATTCTTAGTTGTTAGTGTGGATTTTGACTCTTTATTAACAACATTGATCGAATAAGGACTAAGAACACAATGTTATTGCTAGCATGTGGTCACCAAACTCCAATTATTTAATCTGCTTTATCTCTTCAACATCCTTAACGCATGCAAACTTTGGTTAATAAAGTAGCCTCCTaaatccaaaaatatgcaaTTATTCTTATTATATTGCACTTTCaagaaagaaattaataaacaaaagaCGAAAAGTTAATTAGCACATGAAACTTAATAATAAACGAAAAGTAAGAGGTCTTTACACAATTCACACTCACACACAAAGTAGTTGCGAACGTAATTAACAAACGTGTGTAACTTAGCAATCATGTGTGTATGAGAAGACTAGTAGATAAGGTGGTTAAAGACTTGAAGTGTCCTATGCATGGAGTGGCAGCTTCATGTGGAGGGAtggtttataaattatatataagttgGTGAGCAAGTATGAGACATTTGTTATGTACATAACTAATTCTTTTAAGTTTCTATGTTCTTGTTGTGAGTTAGGGGAATGATGGTGTATGTAATTGGGGATTTTGATTATACTTGGGTTTGGGAGGTGTGGGGATCtgatatattttgatatatacaGTTAGAATCAGATGTGGAGTCAAATTTTTAATCTAAAGGTCTATTATTGTTTGCTAAATTTACTCGCCATATCTTTTATCACTTGATTTCCACTCGATTTTTTGTCAAGAATAAAAGTATGTGTATTTTCCTCCTCACAACAattcttgatttttatttttccctCTATAATGAAAATTCGCAGCAATCCAATTTAAAGGGGTTTCTATTCTACGAAAACCATAAGTTAATTAACAACTGTTCAATCATGGATTCAGGGTTAAACACCTAAAATTCAATCGATAGAAGCAAACTCATCCAATCCAAAATACTCTATGTTAACTGCCGTCATCTACAATTGGGGTCTTTATCACAAATTTTGCATAAGTTCTTAAATGTATACGAAAAATTAACCAAGATGGAAAGGAGAtacatacaaaaataatatcaaagggTGTGTGGGGATAATTAATCTACAAATTTTTCGGAAGAAAACGAGGAGTATCATGACTAAGGGTGTAAGCGGTTTGGATAAAACCAATGAATTTGAAAGTTCAAGCTAAGAAAGTATCCGATCTTGTCTTGTTCGGTTCAAAACTGAATCAATCCAATCTAAATTGTACTTCTTTGGTTCGGTTCtcgattttttatttaaactcCAAGGAACCGTTGGACCGAACCGATGCTAACCTCACTCTccatttttgaaatattatccctcctcacacacacacacacttatgATTAGGCTCAAAATTAAAGTCCAACATAAACTACTCTTTAATCCATTCACCTACTTCAATcatcatctcatctcatcactcaaactctattttatttcttctaaaAAAGAAACCCTAGTCATTAACCACACCTAACCCAGCGTTTTTCACCACTGCAGTGATCGTCCATCTGTTGGTtggttttatcatatttatgtCTTCAAACTTTTCAAAAGATATTGTATCGTGAAGCAAATAGGTGCGCTGATACGTTAGCTAATATTGGATGTATCATGGGAAATGAGATGATGTTTTATGAGTCGTGTCCGACTCAAATTAACTATTTGTTAACTGCTGATCAAGCGGGGGTTACTTTTCCGCGCTTGATTAAGATGTAATTTCTTTTTCCGGGCTTCGGTCCTcccattcataaaaaaaaaagatatcttTTCTATGATaccattggtttttttttttacagaattatatactccctccgttccattTTAATTGAGTCATTGActcatttcacacttattaagaaaaaatgtataagtgaaagagagagaaaaatggttttgagtgcccTTATCAACTATTGGTGCATTCTTTTTtgtcataaatgcaaagtagaatatattgaattgtgaGTGGTGAAAGTATTATTAATTagtgttataattgaaaaaaagtactccctccgtcccttaataaatgacaCAGTTGATTCCATTACGCATtctaatgcataattttgagcttaaatatcttgaataatatgttagaaaaaattatgaaaatttgatattttgaaaatactcatcaagACGAATCTAATGACATCTTATACTTATctatgtatattagtagaaaaatatggtcaaagtaagctAGGTCAAACTTGCAAATTTTCAAATAGGTCATCTATTGCGGGAGGGAgggagtaattaatattgtattggaaagtgaaatgagtcaatttttatgggacaatatttttttttgcaaatggttCAGATTATAGGACAGATGGAGTACCATTGTTTAATGAAGACTAGAATTAATGTGACGAATGATTAAGCTAGCAAATCCTCCAATGCTCGCTATATGATAATTTGcacctttttcctataaatGTTTCGCTATTCCAACGATAGATTAACAAATTAGTTCTAATCAATCTCTTGAATAAGAACTCTCTTCTAAAATCTCAATCCCTTAATCTCTTAGGCAAAATCGAAATTGTTGGAGGTTTTAATGATTTATTAATCTCTGAATCATAGCTTAAAAATTGTTTATCTCTACCTTAATTAGTTAAATTAATCAGATTACCTAGGTTAGATTCAAACCCTAGGGCTAGTATCATTCAAATTCTATGATCAATTCATAAATTCAAGAtgctagggttagtagtcacTAGTCAgtcataaacatataaaaagcattaaactCAAGATAAACAAAATAAGACTAGATCTTCAATGATAATCAAGAGAGTTCATGCAAAGTACAAGGCCATATAGCtttcaaaagattcatcttGACTTAATCACAAGAAATTTAGTTACTTATAGCTAAAGTATAAACAAGTAATTCAAAACAAGGATTCATTACATGGATTGGAGGGGTGACTATGAGTTTTGATGGTCTTTCGCCTATTCTCCAGCTTTCTATTCCAAAAACGTCATTTtctccttcaaatttcaaacccTTGTCTTAGAAACACGTTTGCCTTttatagattttaatttttcctcacAAAATCATGTCCCAATGCTTCCTAATCATGCCCCGAGTATTGTTGAATGAAAAGGCTCTTTCTAGACTTGAAAACATGGCCCGATTTAGTGAAATTGTGGCTCGATTTGTAATTTCTTGTTGCTCTTTGATTTCTATCAATTTCAGCTCTAGAGACTCCAATATTACACTAAAATCGACGAAAAATACATAAAgatcaactaatttttttatggtggttgaggttcgaacctggaccttgcatatatctTGGATATAACAAAACCAAGATGACATAGTGTCATGAATCACCATAATATGAAGATCAAAGTgattatttttgattttattgagACGTTTTAGGTCGACTGAATAATATGAAGATGAAAGTGAATAAAATATGACAAAAACCTAAAGACAATCCACGTGTTAAAGCAGATATGCGTATCATCGATTATTCATACAGATTCTACGCAGTATTTGGCCCCACACCATATTCCTTGATTTCATCATCATCGATTTGTTTacataataaaatcaaaattaagctTAACAACTAAGTATCCATCTTCTTCTCCCGAATCAGAAAAATGGAGTTCCCCTTCAATCACAACACCTCCAACGTAACCCACACTCATCACCACCGTCGTGACGACGACAACAACGAACAACATTATCCACCACCTGGTCACAACAATTTATCTTCCTTCAaccaaccaccaccaccaccacatcATCAACAACCACCTTTCTACCCTAACCCATCatacccaccaccaccacaacaacaaccacatCAACCCGAAACTCAAGTCTTCCACACCGGGCACGTGTCCCGTAATGACAATTTCAACAATTACCCTCAACAACCACAACCTCACCAAGAAACTCAAGTGTTCCACACTGGACACGTGTCCCATGAAAACTTCAACAGTTACCCTcaaccaccaccacctcaatctcatcatcaacaaccCAGCTACGGCGCTGCGTACCCACCTGCACCACCATCCGTACCGGATCACACCTCCGCCCCATTCCCAAACGCAACTGTTCACCATGTTTCTCATGAAACCCATAACCCTCATTTTCCTTCTTCCAACGTTCACCATGTCAACCATGAACCCACCGCTCCTCCTCTCTCCTCCAACAGATCCACTTTCAAGATTGTTACCAAAGCTTCACCCAATTACTCTCTCACTATCCGTCGTGGCGAGGTTGTTCTCGCTCCCTCTGATCCCTCCGATCAGCATCAGGTGAATTCAGTTTAAGGTTTTCTGATTTTTGTAGTTTTGTGGAATTATTTGTAGTTTGTTGTAAAATGGGTTTATTAGACTAGTGAGTTTTTAATTGTTGAGTGAAGATCCGTTTCTTTTTTGTCTTTCACAATTTTCCTGTCGGCCAATTTAGTCCTTAACAGAAATAAAACCCAAATGTCGGGGATTATTTTgcgtgttttgtttttgtcagaACTAAATTGGCCCACAGAAAAATTGAGAATGCCCCAAATAGGTTTcactcttaattttttgttatgtgtttgtttttggCTTTGTGGTATttgatattttggttttttattttggtattgTAGCATTGGTACAAGGATGTGAAGTGGAGCACCAAAGTGAAGGATAAAGATGGTTACCCTTCATTTGCTTTGGTCAACAAAGTAACTGGTGAGGCAATTAAGCATTCCATTGGTGCCTCCCATCCAGTAAGATATAACTTTctcaatttcctttttattcAAGTTTGtatctgaaatattttttagtatTATCTAACAAATGTGCATTATTGTTTAATGCTTTCTGTGCTGATTCGTGATAATTGAATTAGAATTTTGGTTATTTGAATTATtaaggtttttaaaaaaatatctcaatttTGATGTACAAGCGACCACAATCAACTATGATTCTCTGAAATACCAAAGTCTGTGTTGTAAATGAAAtcaggtttaaaaaaaaaaccttctgATGAATATGAATATTTCATCTTTAGAAGTGGCAGTTTGTTTAAATTATCGTAAAATTTAGTCTTTTTGCAATTCATTTGTTTTGAACATAAAGGCAAGTAGGCAGCTGAGAATGTTCTGTTTTTCTACCTTTTTTTCCCCAATATTTTGTAGGTGAAAACTGATAGAATTGGTATATGATATCTGTTAAAACTAGTGGCTGCTGATTTGAAATATTGGTGTTAGGTTAGTTCGGCAACGGCGAAGTCTACCTGTGAAGCACCAACACGACACTGTCACGTAAACTCcagtaataataatttaagaaaattgaagtgaCTGAATGTCACCGTATGTATCTGTGTTGGACACCAGACACACTTTCAATCCGAAGTATTGGTGCTATATAAAACTCTATCCTGTCCCATGGGGACCTTTTGTCAATAACTGAATTATGAGCTTCTTAGACCTTTATGCTTTTCAGACAGAGTTGCATGTGCTGTGTTGTTCTGCTGTCTGAGAATAACCAAAGTGTTTGCATTGGGATAAGCACAGCCTGTTAGTTTTACACAACCTTTTACTGTATTTGTTGTCTATTTTCATTCCACCAAAATGTTAAGAAAGAATGTTCAAACTTAAATGAATAATTAAGGTTAAAGTAAACCACTTTTTGGGTCAATTCCTTATAGAGGACTTTCCTTTGTAAGTCATCTTTAACTATCATAATATTACAAGCTCTTGCTAGAACACATGGCATAGTTTGTCATTGGAATCAGACCAGACAACCTTCCCATCCTTCAacatttttataccaaaaaaaacaagcatgGCAGTATCTCTCTCAGacttttattatataataatctGGCAATGTGATCGTTTAATACTGTGCTTTGAATATGCTTATGGGTTCTGGAATTACATGTTTTGGATGCATAGCGTGTCATTAATGTGTTGGAAAAAAATAGCAATGTTACACCGCATCCTGTTTCCCATGCCTTCCTTCTCTTCCTTTCCCTACTCTAACTTAATTTGTTGTTTACATCTGTATTTTCAACATTTTATGTAGGTACGGCTCATTCGTTACAATCCTGACTATCTTGATCAGTCAGTTCTATGGACTGAGAGCAAGGACCAGGGTAGTGGCTACAGAGCTGTAAGGATGGTCAACAATATTCAACTTAACATGGATGCCTTTCATGGTGATAAAAATTCTGGAGGTGTACATGATGGCACTACTGTTGTCCTCTGGGACTGGAACAAAGGTGACAACCAACAGTGGAAGATATTGCCCTACTGTAAGTTTTCTATCCATAACATAAATCTAATTCCCAATAAAAATATAGTATGGTTTTTCCTTTTATAGACGCCTTCTGTTCGCCGAATACTTTTAGAATTTTATaatctaaagaaaaaatatctGTGAGAAATTTTGATGTATGCTGCcatgtgtgtttgttttctaGTCAATTGTTATCTGAAGAATCTTAAATTGAAATTGTATTACTGTTACCTGTCAAGTGGATGGTTCTCATTATTTACTGTGACATCTTCATATACTTCTCAATGATTATAAATTTCCACTGTCTGCTCTAAAGTTTAAGTTACTTGTGGTGCTACctaattttacaaataataaatagttgTAAAAATTTacatccttttctttttctgagtATGACTCGACAATTTACAAATAGTTATTCACGTTCAATTGACTTTCCGTTTATGATAAATGCAGGAGCCGCGGAAGGCACTGTCAATGGCTTTGAAGATTCATAATCTATATCTATAAGTTGAGAGGACTGTTGTCTCTTTTGTTGAgtggtttgtttttgttaaacttGCATGTGTTTTGTAAGGTATTAAAGGTTTGCAATGAAGTTATTGGTACCAAGCAACCAAATATAGATTTTCAGTAGAACTGTCGTGTTGATTGCAAGTATAACAATATTCGTTTGAGGTTGCTCTTTATATCCTAATGTGATTTGGTGTGAACCATTATTACTTTTGAGGGTACACAACATCATGTGTAAAACAATGTATGCATCGTATGGTTTCAATGTTTCATTTTTCATACTATCATTTCCCGaatatttttgtgaatttataaacttaagcACATTATTATTGCATGCTTGATTGGCAACTTTTAAATACACCTACACAAGTTAAATAACACGGACAATTTAAATTAAACGCACATTTGGTGTCTCATactgtccttttttttttttggtagagtAGCATCAAACATTtctagaaatgatatttgagcGAGCTCATACAAAACAACAATGGATGAATACtcgcttcttcaaaaaaaaaaaaaaaaagataaatactcGCAAGAGTTTAAAGTTAGAAAGCTTAGAGATTGAAAAGTTGAACTGAAGTCAATAGTGTTGAGCATAGTGGGTTCTACCCCtcctaattgattttttttctatgtGCATGAGTTAAAAATCGAACTCCTAACCAATACTTTAGGGGTCTAAATTTCTTACAACTTGGACCAACTATTGTTGGTGATTAAGTTGAAaacattattgattttttattatgttatacGATTCTGATAGGTTTTTGTTTTCAGTATTTTTACCGAATATTGtcaatgtattttgttttaagacAAGTGTCATGGTTCCAGATAAggacatatttatataattatatggAACATGTGTCAAATTTTAGGAAGTTGGTCGTTGGTGACTGGTGAGAGTTGGCTGTGGGGACATTCATTTGTTATTTGCAATTGTAATATGGTGCAAATTTAGGTAGTTTCCTTTCGATTGACGAAATTTTTTAGGACTTTGGGGTCTGATTTTGGTCTCCAGGTATGGGAATTTTTCGAAAGTTTCTTTTATCCCCGCTATTTCttaaaaattggaatttttttcaGATTTCAAATTCTAGATAAGCaaaaaaacatcatcatttaaatgatgtttttggTACATTTTCAAGTAGACTTGTAATGACCGTGGGCTACAATTCATGTTTTTGCTTTACGGATTGGGTTGTGAAAGACAAAGAGGTAAGTGGTTGCTTTGAACACCCCCTCATTGATACAAAACTCTCcatctacctttttttttttcgtaaaTATTCCAAATCAGAAGTATATTTCCTtcttaataaaaatagtttagctGAGTTGATTCTCATAATTACATTTCTAGACGTTGGTAACAGAATAGTTGATTTAGGCTCCTAGTGTTTACTTTTAGATTAGGTGTGGAAGTAATCTATACTGTGTATGCATGTGAATTTTAAGTGTTTATATAGATTTAACGCTCAAGATTGTTTACAAAGCTGTCCGAAGATATTTCCGAACATTACTCAATAGACTTAAAAGCAAATTAGAGACCAAAGAGCAGTCATCAAAGAAAAGTATCAatgaacaaaagaaacaaatccaaaATAGTTATGAactggaattaaaaaaaaaaaaaaaa containing:
- the LOC11431897 gene encoding NAC transcription factor 47 translates to MGTPQTNLPPGFRFHPTDAELILHYLRKKIASIPLPVSIIAEVDIYKLDPWDLPAKASFGEKEWYFFSPRDRKYPNGARPNRAAASGYWKATGTDKTIVASLPCGGGRSQENIIGVKKALVFYKGKPPKGIKTNWIMHEYRLVDNNKPIKLKDSSMRLDDWVLCRIYKKSKCALTSTESSETMVGEVEHAEETQFQETLFPITKNTTSPLQNTLMSQKSVSFSNLLDAMDYSMLSSFLSENSNNPSGIGTSSGFNTENFNQQQSSHINTCNNYMSQKNPQSNTLKHQLSNVDEDMLYPSKKYLSSSCNFPNINSQYENYLMKQSLMNQQLLLGPHHQYQG
- the LOC11441030 gene encoding ricin B-like lectin EULS3; the protein is MEFPFNHNTSNVTHTHHHRRDDDNNEQHYPPPGHNNLSSFNQPPPPPHHQQPPFYPNPSYPPPPQQQPHQPETQVFHTGHVSRNDNFNNYPQQPQPHQETQVFHTGHVSHENFNSYPQPPPPQSHHQQPSYGAAYPPAPPSVPDHTSAPFPNATVHHVSHETHNPHFPSSNVHHVNHEPTAPPLSSNRSTFKIVTKASPNYSLTIRRGEVVLAPSDPSDQHQHWYKDVKWSTKVKDKDGYPSFALVNKVTGEAIKHSIGASHPVRLIRYNPDYLDQSVLWTESKDQGSGYRAVRMVNNIQLNMDAFHGDKNSGGVHDGTTVVLWDWNKGDNQQWKILPY